In a single window of the Myxococcaceae bacterium genome:
- a CDS encoding DUF3788 family protein, with protein sequence MAKSPLKDKDFIPTDESLAQILGNRWNRYQETVAELTKRKLYPEMYWYGPSSGWAPRFCIAEVTVCGIYLAQNPLMGLVGVGDKVGMFLDKDQDLSPRARGLYEMTPKKGPLRWIEAQLATRGDLEAFLSLVDGKLRALATDGTVPKDTPPLPGRIKRKEPGPVKEPGKPGRKAAKASEPKEEPIQIGPPENYSIQDILRAGRG encoded by the coding sequence ATGGCAAAAAGCCCGCTAAAAGATAAAGATTTCATTCCAACGGATGAATCGCTTGCTCAGATCCTTGGAAATCGTTGGAATCGCTATCAGGAGACCGTGGCTGAGTTGACCAAAAGAAAACTCTATCCCGAAATGTATTGGTACGGCCCTTCCAGCGGCTGGGCTCCTCGTTTTTGCATTGCAGAAGTCACCGTCTGTGGAATTTATCTGGCTCAAAATCCTCTGATGGGGCTGGTCGGAGTCGGCGACAAGGTCGGCATGTTTCTAGACAAAGATCAGGACCTCAGCCCGCGTGCTCGTGGGCTCTACGAGATGACTCCCAAGAAAGGCCCTCTGCGTTGGATCGAAGCCCAGTTGGCGACACGCGGAGATTTGGAAGCCTTCTTATCGCTGGTGGATGGCAAACTGCGAGCCCTCGCCACGGATGGAACCGTTCCCAAAGACACCCCACCACTCCCGGGTCGAATCAAACGAAAAGAACCTGGGCCGGTCAAAGAGCCAGGAAAACCCGGTCGCAAAGCGGCTAAAGCGAGCGAACCCAAAGAAGAGCCTATTCAGATAGGACCTCCTGAAAATTACTCCATCCAAGATATTTTACGAGCTGGACGAGGTTAG
- a CDS encoding DUF1566 domain-containing protein — protein MKKMKCCFVIAACLSSVFLNVSDASAGYSQVVRDFWPREAYRDETNQTDRYRARGYWPGTVFDSLTRLIWEQTPSEETFTWKEDKILGSAQAYCAALSKADLDWRVPNVMELQSLVDYSKKEGRRIHPIFSSDLEEQVYWTSVRFNGSFEVLGLRMDAGLLEGLSIDSKQRVRCVSGFRNAMSLEYTNDNPGDIIESRRRFPEIMTRLCDSVTSLSWAPKSFSCLAHSQAVALCDRTKRFLEDYISEEFLEATKEIGIGSWRLPSIKEVVTLVNYKSGKFRIHEAIQPSLESKELYYWTSTPHEGRPGLFAVISLKDGSLSYVESDSEDPSKCILARCVDRQ, from the coding sequence ATGAAAAAAATGAAATGTTGCTTTGTAATCGCTGCTTGTTTGAGTTCTGTCTTTTTGAATGTGTCCGACGCTTCAGCAGGTTACTCTCAGGTTGTGCGAGACTTCTGGCCTCGGGAGGCCTATCGAGATGAGACGAATCAGACAGATCGATATAGAGCGCGTGGATATTGGCCCGGTACGGTATTCGATTCGCTGACTCGGTTGATTTGGGAGCAGACTCCCTCTGAAGAAACCTTTACCTGGAAGGAAGACAAGATATTAGGATCTGCCCAGGCTTATTGCGCAGCTTTGAGCAAAGCAGACCTTGATTGGCGTGTCCCGAATGTGATGGAATTGCAGTCTTTAGTCGATTATTCGAAAAAAGAGGGTCGCCGTATTCATCCAATTTTCTCTTCAGATCTAGAAGAGCAAGTTTACTGGACTTCGGTAAGGTTCAATGGCTCTTTTGAAGTACTTGGCTTGCGGATGGATGCTGGGCTTTTAGAGGGTCTCTCTATCGATTCGAAACAACGAGTCCGTTGTGTGAGTGGGTTCCGTAATGCCATGTCCCTGGAATATACGAATGATAATCCTGGTGATATTATCGAATCTCGTCGCAGATTTCCTGAAATTATGACTCGTCTGTGTGATAGTGTCACCAGTTTATCTTGGGCTCCGAAGTCGTTTTCTTGTTTAGCTCACTCTCAGGCCGTCGCTTTATGTGATCGTACAAAGCGTTTTTTGGAAGATTATATCTCGGAAGAATTTTTAGAAGCTACTAAAGAGATAGGCATTGGGTCCTGGCGTTTGCCGAGCATTAAAGAAGTGGTGACGTTAGTAAATTACAAATCAGGAAAGTTTAGAATTCATGAGGCTATTCAGCCGTCGTTGGAGTCTAAGGAATTATACTATTGGACTTCCACACCCCATGAGGGACGTCCGGGTCTATTTGCGGTGATTTCTCTGAAAGACGGTTCGTTGAGTTATGTGGAGTCGGATTCTGAAGATCCATCGAAATGCATTTTAGCTCGTTGTGTCGATCGTCAGTAG
- a CDS encoding amidase encodes MNEILRLSGVAQAQLLSKREISSLELTRAYLERIESLNPTLQAFAYIASKQAQKAAHAWDRAHQHRRAPISELSGVPTAVKDLNLVRWMPARMGSRAFHYFVPPFDDPNVRRMRRAGLIFLGKTGTSEFGATPFAPAKNPWDLTRTAGGSSGGAACAVASGLIPFGHASDGGGSIRIPAALCGLIGFKASRGSLHHIVFADHLKMVNEGSIAHSWDDIIAFLKILAKDPQHFELPASLPPKRYRIQFYTRTPVASTDPELVKVTLETASLLEKMGHDVIEGSWPDLSYEDFTPIWTRTLANIPVLKESALEGLTAHFRKKGRTFTHKQSQFHLQKALEMIQRSWDSQIDFHLSPSVACQTPRISTEKLSLQEQEQAMIPLGAYTAIANVLGYPAVSLPVREDSSGMPIGVQLMAPLGKDTSLIELARQIPLSATKCPIS; translated from the coding sequence ATGAACGAGATCCTCAGACTGTCTGGTGTTGCCCAGGCCCAGCTTCTCAGCAAACGAGAGATTTCTTCTCTTGAGCTCACCCGGGCCTATTTGGAACGCATCGAATCTCTGAATCCAACGCTTCAAGCTTTCGCTTACATCGCTTCCAAACAAGCGCAAAAAGCAGCCCATGCTTGGGATCGGGCGCATCAACACCGCCGAGCACCGATTTCAGAGCTTTCTGGGGTCCCAACTGCGGTCAAAGATTTGAACCTGGTTCGCTGGATGCCTGCGCGCATGGGGTCAAGAGCCTTTCATTACTTTGTTCCTCCTTTCGACGACCCCAATGTTCGCCGCATGCGTCGAGCTGGACTCATTTTTTTGGGAAAAACAGGCACCTCGGAGTTCGGAGCCACCCCGTTTGCACCCGCTAAAAATCCTTGGGATTTGACGCGTACGGCAGGCGGGTCCAGCGGAGGTGCTGCTTGCGCTGTCGCTTCTGGCTTGATCCCATTCGGACATGCCTCCGACGGCGGAGGCTCGATTCGCATCCCTGCTGCTCTCTGTGGTCTTATTGGCTTTAAAGCTTCTCGAGGCTCACTTCATCACATTGTTTTTGCGGATCATCTCAAGATGGTCAACGAAGGATCCATCGCACACAGCTGGGACGATATCATCGCTTTCTTAAAGATACTGGCGAAAGATCCTCAGCATTTTGAGCTTCCCGCTTCTTTGCCCCCCAAGCGATACCGAATTCAATTCTACACGCGCACTCCTGTTGCATCAACAGATCCCGAGCTTGTGAAGGTCACGCTCGAAACCGCCTCTTTGCTCGAGAAAATGGGTCACGATGTGATAGAAGGCTCATGGCCTGATTTATCCTACGAAGACTTTACGCCCATCTGGACACGAACGCTCGCCAATATTCCTGTTTTGAAGGAATCGGCTTTAGAAGGATTAACCGCCCATTTCAGGAAAAAAGGCCGCACGTTCACTCACAAACAATCCCAGTTCCATCTACAAAAAGCCTTGGAAATGATTCAACGTTCCTGGGACTCTCAAATTGACTTTCACCTATCGCCGAGCGTCGCTTGCCAAACTCCTCGGATATCGACGGAGAAATTAAGCCTCCAAGAACAAGAACAGGCCATGATTCCTTTAGGGGCCTATACCGCAATCGCAAACGTGCTGGGCTACCCTGCTGTTTCTCTACCCGTACGAGAAGACAGCTCAGGAATGCCCATCGGTGTTCAGCTCATGGCCCCTCTAGGGAAAGATACTTCCTTGATCGAACTGGCCAGACAAATTCCGCTCTCTGCAACCAAATGCCCTATCTCTTGA
- the dnaX gene encoding DNA polymerase III subunit gamma/tau, giving the protein MNYLVLARKWRPQRFSEVVGQEVIVKTLSAALTSGRIAHAFLLTGSRGVGKTTVARLLAKALSCEKGMSPDPCGVCSVCQDIAAGSSIDVIEIDGASNTGVDDIRELRENVRYQPARARFKVFIIDEVHMLSSSAFNALLKTLEEPPAHVKFIFATTEAHKIPITILSRCQRYDFKRMAVSTIVSHLKSILEKESLQMDDAGLMLMAENADGGMRDALSLLDQVLSFSGTSASLQDVTEILGLMDQQAILKASNAILEAKPREALAVIETASSAGFDLRQLANGVATEFRHLCISKAAGSIQNLADLTKERVDQIDETARLHDAFDLQRLFKMALEGIHEMGLSERPKMQLELAFVRMAGRPQLSQLSEVQEAIARLEKLGQVLPQPTQKAKKSSWQDFVKHLGQKMPMVAHHLEHARLLANGKMEFDQKLHFTRIQEACQESEFRQLFQEAFDQLPSAVLSESIHVARETQAKRDQESLEEQARNHPTVQRALSIFGGEIKAVKKDA; this is encoded by the coding sequence ATGAATTATTTGGTGCTTGCCCGGAAGTGGAGACCTCAACGTTTCTCAGAAGTTGTGGGTCAGGAAGTGATTGTTAAAACGCTGTCTGCAGCGCTTACATCGGGTCGTATAGCACATGCCTTTTTGCTCACTGGAAGCCGGGGGGTTGGGAAAACCACGGTGGCTCGTCTTTTGGCAAAGGCTTTGTCTTGCGAAAAAGGAATGTCCCCAGACCCTTGTGGAGTCTGCTCTGTTTGCCAGGATATTGCAGCTGGATCTTCAATCGACGTGATCGAGATTGATGGAGCGAGCAATACGGGCGTAGACGATATTCGAGAACTTCGTGAAAACGTACGTTACCAACCGGCGAGAGCGCGTTTTAAGGTGTTTATCATCGATGAAGTTCACATGCTGTCGAGTAGTGCGTTTAATGCGCTTCTGAAAACCTTAGAAGAGCCGCCTGCGCACGTGAAATTTATTTTCGCAACGACCGAAGCGCATAAAATTCCGATTACGATTCTCTCTCGTTGCCAACGTTATGATTTTAAGCGGATGGCGGTTTCAACGATTGTTTCGCATTTAAAATCAATTTTGGAGAAAGAGTCTCTTCAAATGGATGATGCAGGCTTGATGTTGATGGCTGAAAATGCCGATGGCGGTATGCGCGATGCTCTCAGTCTGTTGGACCAAGTGCTCAGTTTTTCCGGTACGAGTGCATCGCTTCAAGATGTGACCGAAATTTTAGGGCTGATGGATCAGCAGGCGATTTTAAAGGCTTCCAATGCCATTCTAGAAGCCAAGCCAAGAGAGGCTCTTGCGGTGATTGAGACGGCTAGCTCGGCTGGTTTTGATTTGCGCCAGCTTGCTAATGGCGTTGCGACCGAGTTTCGCCATCTGTGTATTTCAAAAGCAGCTGGAAGCATCCAAAATTTAGCCGACTTGACGAAAGAGCGCGTGGATCAGATTGATGAAACCGCAAGATTGCATGATGCATTCGATTTGCAGCGTTTATTCAAGATGGCTTTAGAGGGCATTCATGAGATGGGCTTATCCGAACGCCCCAAGATGCAGCTTGAGCTTGCTTTCGTTCGGATGGCGGGAAGGCCTCAGTTGAGTCAGCTCTCAGAGGTTCAAGAGGCCATCGCGCGTCTTGAAAAACTGGGCCAAGTGCTTCCTCAGCCCACTCAAAAAGCAAAAAAGAGTAGTTGGCAAGACTTTGTGAAACACCTGGGGCAAAAAATGCCGATGGTGGCGCATCATTTAGAGCACGCTCGATTGCTGGCAAACGGGAAAATGGAGTTTGATCAAAAGCTTCACTTCACGCGTATCCAAGAGGCCTGTCAAGAAAGCGAATTTCGGCAACTCTTTCAAGAGGCCTTCGACCAGCTTCCCAGTGCTGTTTTAAGCGAAAGCATTCACGTGGCTCGCGAGACGCAGGCCAAGCGTGACCAGGAAAGCTTGGAAGAACAAGCTCGAAATCATCCGACCGTCCAAAGAGCCTTGTCGATTTTTGGTGGCGAAATCAAGGCCGTCAAGAAAGACGCCTAA
- a CDS encoding DUF1566 domain-containing protein — protein sequence MGNVFKLRVFSISALCYLFSFGLLAQPWNYSAYEDGTHQSGRYVVDGESQNSFIVHDRFTGLSWEQSNSTGNVSWSSTAARGSAQSYCSRLRKGNYADWRIPSVTELQSLMDYTRINTPMMNQEIFSAQENQFYWTSMARANLSDVAWVFDFKLGALIDVLLEDPGIGVRCVRGKRMQVSERYVDEQNGSITKATKQIKDRVTGLIWQRNAFYVRSLREAHQYCNNLFLEDKDWRLPSIKMLATLVDYSRSRPSIQENVFPKTLNDYFWSSSTPGIRRIFWHILFSSGSIDTTREQSFSIRCVRKE from the coding sequence ATGGGCAATGTTTTTAAATTAAGAGTTTTTTCAATCAGCGCTCTGTGTTATTTGTTCTCTTTTGGGCTGCTTGCTCAGCCTTGGAACTATTCTGCCTACGAAGATGGGACGCATCAATCGGGCCGCTATGTCGTTGATGGAGAGTCTCAAAACTCTTTTATCGTCCACGATCGCTTTACGGGTTTAAGTTGGGAACAGAGCAACAGCACTGGAAATGTATCTTGGAGCTCAACCGCTGCACGTGGCTCGGCGCAGTCTTATTGTTCAAGGTTGCGTAAAGGGAACTATGCGGACTGGAGAATTCCAAGCGTCACAGAACTTCAATCGTTGATGGATTACACTCGGATTAATACTCCGATGATGAATCAAGAAATTTTTTCCGCTCAGGAAAATCAGTTCTACTGGACCTCTATGGCTCGTGCCAATTTGTCTGATGTTGCGTGGGTTTTTGACTTTAAATTAGGTGCCTTGATCGATGTTCTATTGGAGGACCCAGGCATCGGCGTTCGTTGTGTGCGGGGTAAACGCATGCAAGTATCAGAACGCTATGTTGATGAGCAGAATGGCTCGATTACAAAAGCAACAAAACAGATAAAAGATCGAGTTACAGGATTGATTTGGCAGAGAAATGCGTTTTATGTTCGAAGTTTAAGAGAAGCACATCAATACTGTAACAACTTATTCTTAGAAGACAAGGATTGGAGACTTCCTTCTATCAAGATGCTTGCTACTTTGGTAGATTATTCTAGATCTCGGCCTAGTATCCAAGAGAATGTTTTTCCAAAAACTCTGAATGATTATTTTTGGTCATCTTCAACTCCAGGTATTAGGAGAATTTTTTGGCATATTTTATTTTCATCGGGCAGTATTGATACGACGCGTGAACAAAGTTTTTCGATTAGATGTGTAAGAAAGGAATAA